One segment of Patescibacteria group bacterium DNA contains the following:
- the rsmA gene encoding 16S rRNA (adenine(1518)-N(6)/adenine(1519)-N(6))-dimethyltransferase RsmA, with protein MIDVKSLCQQYDIRPSKSKGQNFLIDANIVKKIMVAAGVEPGEKILEVGPGLGVLTEELAKATDNLVAVELDERIISYIKTNFPKIKLIAGDILRVNLAAEGFTDFSYRIVANLPYSITAAFLKLFLETGPKPTEMILMLQKEVAKRLMAKPGEMSLLSLSAQLFGEPQILFEVGRGCFWPAPAVDSAVVRIKLKQPSPAGAKQVFRLARIGFAAKRKQMKNNLSGGLHLPEKQVRSILIGLGMDEKIRAQDLGVEDWVKLAETIK; from the coding sequence ATGATTGATGTTAAATCCTTATGCCAGCAGTATGATATCAGGCCGTCCAAGTCCAAGGGGCAGAATTTTTTAATTGATGCCAATATTGTCAAAAAAATTATGGTCGCCGCCGGCGTTGAACCAGGAGAAAAAATCTTGGAAGTCGGACCGGGATTGGGCGTATTGACCGAAGAGCTGGCTAAGGCCACTGACAATTTAGTGGCAGTGGAATTAGACGAAAGAATAATCTCTTATATTAAAACCAATTTTCCTAAGATCAAATTAATTGCCGGTGATATTTTGCGGGTTAATTTGGCGGCTGAGGGATTTACGGATTTTTCTTATCGCATTGTTGCCAACTTGCCGTATTCCATTACTGCGGCGTTTCTAAAATTATTCTTGGAAACCGGACCAAAGCCAACAGAAATGATTTTGATGTTACAGAAGGAAGTGGCCAAAAGGCTGATGGCTAAGCCGGGAGAAATGTCTTTGTTGAGTTTGTCGGCCCAGCTTTTTGGTGAGCCGCAGATATTGTTTGAAGTCGGTCGCGGATGTTTTTGGCCCGCTCCGGCGGTGGATTCGGCGGTAGTCCGGATAAAGTTAAAGCAACCTTCGCCGGCTGGAGCCAAGCAGGTTTTCCGTTTGGCGCGTATCGGTTTTGCCGCCAAAAGAAAACAAATGAAGAATAATTTGTCCGGCGGATTGCATCTGCCGGAAAAGCAGGTTCGTTCGATTTTGATCGGGTTAGGAATGGATGAGAAGATCCGCGCGCAAGACTTGGGCGTAGAAGATTGGGTGAAATTGGCGGAAACAATCAAATAA
- a CDS encoding MFS transporter produces MSRNPLNVLSSFFAHRLTRQVKELYASSIILDFAVCMVSIFEPVFLYIFFSQTNNLQNTLELIILFYLLVYIPYFFLVPFGAKFARRFGYENSIALSTPFMVLMYFLLFSANRFAPAVWLATIPYVIFKMLYWPSYHSNFAKFSSDGEQGRQISNLYVILNIVYVISPLVGGLIVQFYGFKVLFVVTAILILVSNIPMLITKEKFDPKPFSYREAFKRILAKENRLRFWANLGFGEEWIILIIWPIFVFLAVGTYLNLGILSAVSTLISLVVLLFIGRWTDRSPRQQILGYGIVFYFFSWLLKLVTRLPWGVLLLDIFSRISKDSLTVPITAFVYKDARDSSVMNSIVFFEMTLVLGKIAAMIVCFLALQLVAPGWNTMFIVGAIFTLFYLFYRL; encoded by the coding sequence ATGAGCCGCAATCCACTAAATGTTTTATCGTCATTTTTTGCTCACCGGTTGACTCGTCAGGTGAAGGAGCTTTATGCTTCTTCCATTATTTTGGATTTTGCCGTCTGTATGGTTAGTATTTTTGAACCGGTATTTTTATATATTTTTTTTTCACAGACTAATAATTTGCAAAATACATTAGAGTTAATCATTCTTTTTTATTTGTTGGTTTATATTCCGTATTTTTTCTTAGTGCCGTTTGGCGCCAAATTTGCCCGCCGCTTCGGTTACGAGAACTCCATTGCCCTGTCTACGCCTTTTATGGTGTTAATGTATTTTTTGTTGTTTTCCGCTAATCGTTTTGCACCTGCGGTTTGGCTGGCGACCATACCCTATGTAATTTTTAAGATGCTTTATTGGCCGTCTTACCATTCTAATTTTGCTAAGTTTTCCTCTGATGGCGAGCAGGGCAGGCAAATTAGCAATTTGTACGTTATTTTAAATATTGTTTATGTTATTTCTCCTTTAGTCGGTGGTTTGATTGTGCAATTTTACGGTTTCAAAGTGTTATTTGTGGTTACTGCCATACTCATTTTGGTTTCTAATATTCCCATGTTAATCACTAAGGAAAAGTTTGATCCTAAACCATTCAGCTATCGCGAGGCTTTTAAGCGTATCCTTGCCAAAGAAAACAGACTTAGGTTCTGGGCTAATCTGGGCTTTGGTGAAGAGTGGATTATTTTGATCATTTGGCCGATTTTTGTTTTTTTGGCGGTCGGCACTTATCTTAATCTTGGTATTCTCTCAGCAGTATCAACTTTAATTTCTTTGGTCGTCCTATTGTTTATTGGCCGTTGGACGGATAGGAGCCCTCGTCAGCAAATTTTAGGCTACGGCATTGTTTTTTATTTTTTTAGCTGGTTGCTTAAATTGGTAACACGTTTGCCTTGGGGGGTGCTGCTTTTGGATATTTTTTCCCGCATCTCCAAGGATTCCCTGACGGTGCCGATTACCGCTTTTGTTTATAAGGATGCCAGGGACAGTTCGGTGATGAATTCCATTGTGTTTTTTGAGATGACTTTGGTTTTGGGCAAGATAGCGGCCATGATTGTCTGCTTCTTGGCTTTGCAGTTGGTGGCGCCGGGCTGGAACACGATGTTCATCGTTGGCGCAATTTTTACTTTATTCTATTTGTTTTATCGTTTATGA
- a CDS encoding peptidoglycan bridge formation glycyltransferase FemA/FemB family protein, whose translation MKLEKVFNLNRRSWEEFVLANAADGGLLQSWDWGEFQRSYGRRIWRLAWLDGNKIIAVALIVRQPLPGRLGYFYLPRGPIIKSEPRIERQEIFENVLSGLKKLAQEEKAIFVRMDPAWEGDDILIANELKSSGQVQPRSTLVLDLAESAEDLMKAMKPKTRYNIKVAQKHGVKIITSINPQKELSEFLVLMKQTAKRDNIAVHPEEYYRKMLEQPEIKLVFAQVNGQAVATAIMMFYGSWCYYLHGASAYEAREKMAPYLLQWEMIREAQNRGCKHYDFFGADPDKWPGVTRFKVGFAPQLPLTKYAGAYDLVANPLLYFIYKTIRRS comes from the coding sequence ATGAAATTAGAAAAAGTTTTTAATCTTAATCGCCGTTCTTGGGAAGAATTCGTCTTGGCTAATGCCGCTGACGGAGGTTTATTACAATCTTGGGATTGGGGGGAGTTTCAGCGGTCTTATGGCCGACGGATTTGGCGCCTGGCTTGGTTGGATGGTAATAAGATTATTGCCGTGGCTCTGATTGTTCGCCAGCCGCTGCCCGGCAGGCTGGGTTATTTTTATCTGCCTCGAGGGCCGATAATCAAATCTGAGCCCAGGATTGAGAGACAGGAGATTTTTGAAAATGTTTTATCAGGATTGAAGAAGTTGGCACAAGAAGAAAAAGCGATTTTTGTCAGGATGGATCCGGCCTGGGAGGGGGACGATATTTTGATAGCCAATGAATTAAAGTCCAGCGGGCAAGTCCAGCCTCGGAGTACTCTAGTTTTGGACTTGGCCGAATCTGCAGAGGATTTGATGAAAGCGATGAAGCCTAAGACCCGTTACAATATCAAAGTGGCGCAGAAACACGGCGTAAAAATAATAACCAGCATTAATCCGCAAAAGGAATTAAGCGAGTTCCTGGTGTTAATGAAACAAACAGCTAAGCGTGATAATATAGCCGTTCATCCCGAAGAATATTATCGGAAAATGCTGGAACAGCCGGAAATAAAATTAGTTTTTGCTCAAGTTAATGGCCAAGCTGTTGCTACTGCCATTATGATGTTCTATGGTAGTTGGTGTTATTACCTGCATGGCGCTTCGGCTTACGAGGCACGGGAAAAAATGGCGCCATACTTATTGCAATGGGAAATGATTAGGGAAGCACAGAACCGCGGTTGCAAACATTATGACTTTTTTGGCGCCGATCCTGATAAATGGCCGGGCGTGACTAGGTTTAAGGTCGGTTTTGCCCCTCAGCTCCCGCTGACTAAGTATGCCGGGGCTTATGATCTGGTCGCTAATCCTTTGTTATATTTTATTTATAAAACAATTAGAAGATCATGA
- the der gene encoding ribosome biogenesis GTPase Der, translating to MSDKLPQVAIVGRANIGKSTLFNRLIEQNKAIVSSIAGTTRDRNIGIAEWRGIRFTLVDTGGLDVDLIEGAPEEIAQGIIKQAQQAIKAAKVIIFVVDLKTGILSSDRELAKALLQQGLSSKILVVGNKAETARYEKHSAGVEKLGLGEPLFVSAASGSGTGDLLDEVVKKLPPQKISEPDERKPIRVALLGKPNVGKSSLLNSILGEERVIVSPLPHTTREAHDTEFEYHDHKFVIIDTAGLRKKAKVEGGLERKSVDKSLRALAECDVAVLVTEADKKIDVQDKKITQAILESGKSVIIVANKWDLIGDKDTATIDKFVDYYHLSFPYLWWAPLIFVSAKENLRSKKILDVILEIIASRTVEISDSRLDKFLKSKIKQHRPSRGRGLKNPYIYNIRQDGTNPPRFLINVNDPETLHFSYLRFLQNNLRETFKIIGTPIQIEMRKWQVKK from the coding sequence ATGTCTGATAAATTACCACAAGTAGCGATTGTCGGCCGAGCCAATATCGGCAAATCAACCCTATTTAATCGCCTAATCGAGCAGAACAAGGCAATAGTCTCTTCTATTGCCGGCACTACTCGCGACCGCAACATCGGCATAGCCGAGTGGCGCGGTATCAGGTTTACTTTAGTTGACACTGGCGGATTGGACGTAGACCTGATTGAAGGCGCACCCGAAGAAATTGCGCAAGGTATCATTAAACAGGCTCAGCAAGCCATCAAAGCCGCCAAGGTGATTATTTTTGTCGTTGACCTGAAAACCGGCATTTTGTCTTCGGATAGAGAATTAGCCAAGGCCCTGCTTCAGCAAGGGTTAAGTTCAAAAATACTAGTGGTCGGCAACAAAGCGGAGACGGCTCGTTATGAAAAACACTCAGCGGGTGTAGAAAAGCTAGGCTTGGGCGAACCGTTATTTGTTTCTGCCGCTTCCGGCTCCGGTACCGGCGACCTGCTGGATGAAGTCGTTAAAAAGCTTCCACCGCAAAAAATCTCCGAACCGGACGAGCGAAAACCCATCCGCGTCGCATTGTTAGGCAAGCCCAATGTCGGCAAGTCGTCTTTGCTTAATTCCATCCTGGGCGAAGAAAGGGTTATTGTCAGCCCCTTGCCTCATACCACTCGCGAAGCGCACGATACTGAATTTGAATATCATGATCACAAGTTTGTCATCATTGACACGGCCGGCCTGCGCAAAAAAGCCAAAGTGGAAGGCGGACTGGAAAGGAAATCAGTTGATAAATCGCTTAGGGCGCTGGCCGAATGCGATGTGGCTGTCTTGGTTACTGAAGCGGACAAAAAAATTGACGTACAGGACAAAAAAATAACTCAGGCCATTTTAGAATCCGGCAAATCAGTGATCATTGTTGCCAACAAATGGGACTTAATCGGCGATAAGGACACGGCGACGATTGACAAGTTCGTTGACTATTATCACCTGTCTTTTCCTTATTTATGGTGGGCGCCCTTGATCTTCGTTTCCGCCAAAGAAAATTTACGCAGCAAAAAGATCCTGGACGTTATCCTGGAAATAATCGCCTCGCGCACGGTGGAGATTTCCGATTCGCGCTTGGATAAATTCCTAAAGTCCAAAATCAAGCAACACCGGCCGAGTCGAGGCAGAGGATTAAAAAATCCCTACATTTATAATATCCGCCAAGACGGCACCAATCCGCCCCGTTTTCTTATTAATGTTAATGATCCGGAGACTCTGCATTTTTCTTATTTGCGTTTCCTGCAAAACAACTTGCGCGAAACCTTCAAGATCATCGGCACACCCATTCAGATTGAAATGAGAAAATGGCAAGTAAAAAAATAA